In Halopseudomonas nanhaiensis, a single window of DNA contains:
- a CDS encoding response regulator, whose product MSAIPLLVCDDSNMARKQLIRALPSNWPFRITQASNGVEGLDAIRQGNGQVVLLDLTMPELDGFAVLATLRQEGLKAEVIVVSGDVQEEAVRRAKALGARAFLKKPADPLQLADALNGLGVDVPLVQPRDIQNQALTPLPSVSFRDGFREIANVAMGRAAELLARVLGVFIKLPIPNVNILEVGELHMALADAQRGERLSAICQGYIGGGVAGEALLIFHDAEIDDVAKLLNAQMDESAKLEMLLDLASIIIGACLNGLSEQLNITLSQGHPLVLGQHCPIEDLIRINQRRWKRTLAVEISYGLEDLDIRFDLMLLFTEDSVPRLREKLDFLLN is encoded by the coding sequence GTGAGCGCCATCCCGCTACTGGTATGTGACGACTCCAACATGGCTCGCAAGCAGCTGATTCGTGCGCTGCCGTCGAACTGGCCGTTTCGTATCACCCAGGCGAGCAACGGCGTCGAAGGGCTCGATGCCATCCGGCAGGGGAACGGCCAGGTGGTCCTGCTCGACCTCACCATGCCCGAGCTGGACGGCTTCGCCGTCCTCGCCACGCTGCGGCAGGAAGGCCTCAAGGCCGAGGTGATCGTCGTCTCCGGTGATGTCCAGGAAGAGGCTGTTCGGCGCGCCAAGGCGCTCGGCGCCAGAGCCTTCCTGAAGAAGCCAGCCGACCCGCTGCAACTGGCCGACGCTCTCAACGGTCTGGGTGTCGACGTGCCACTGGTGCAGCCCAGAGACATTCAAAACCAGGCCTTGACGCCCCTGCCAAGCGTCTCCTTCCGTGACGGTTTCCGCGAGATAGCCAACGTCGCCATGGGCCGCGCGGCCGAACTGCTCGCACGCGTGCTCGGCGTGTTCATCAAGCTCCCCATCCCCAACGTGAACATTCTGGAAGTCGGTGAGCTGCATATGGCGCTGGCCGATGCCCAGCGGGGTGAGCGGCTGTCGGCAATCTGCCAGGGTTACATTGGCGGCGGGGTCGCCGGTGAGGCACTGTTGATCTTCCACGACGCGGAAATCGATGATGTCGCCAAGCTGCTCAACGCGCAGATGGACGAGAGCGCCAAGCTGGAAATGCTGCTCGATCTGGCCAGCATCATCATCGGCGCCTGCCTCAACGGACTGTCCGAGCAGCTGAACATCACGCTGTCGCAGGGGCATCCGCTGGTGCTTGGCCAGCACTGCCCGATCGAGGATCTGATCCGGATCAATCAGCGGCGCTGGAAACGCACCCTGGCGGTAGAAATAAGCTACGGTCTGGAAGATCTGGATATCCGTTTCGACCTCATGCTGCTGTTCACAGAGGACTCGGTACCGAGGCTGCGCGAGAAACTCGACTTCCTGCTCAACTGA